Proteins encoded within one genomic window of Haloplanus vescus:
- a CDS encoding ATP-binding response regulator yields MRTRSTERIRVLCVDDLPSEKRITSVLAAADNRFDLTAASSVREAARRLDEADCVVADQDLADGTGLELLRLVREQSADCPFVLFTGSGSEAVASDAVSAGVTAYVRRIPDRDDRAVLSNRIRASVSQRRAEGESATRQADLRRSERQFEAVFEDPKMLVGLLSPDGRLRKANRTAMLFVDAAHEDLVGRPFHETPWWTDDIRDDVSRWVDRAADGEYVVYEADHSHTAGNYRSVSGTIRPVTDQTGTVVSLIASARDITERRTHEHELQRRNKRLNEVASLVSHDLRSPLNVARGHLSVARDGRDDDHLDEVAHALDRIDDLVGDLLTLAHDGERMSEIEAVDLESTVEECWRNVATTEGRLDVETNLVVRADAGQLGHLLENLLGNALDHGGDDVTVTVGDTDEGFYVADDGVGIPEEEREMVFEDGYTTASAGTGVGLSIVQRVADAHGWSVAVVESESSGTRFEITGVERASRSQTLN; encoded by the coding sequence ATGCGAACTCGGTCGACCGAGCGGATTCGCGTCCTCTGCGTGGACGACCTGCCGTCCGAGAAGCGAATCACCAGCGTGCTCGCCGCGGCCGACAACCGGTTCGACCTGACGGCTGCGTCGAGCGTTCGAGAGGCGGCGAGGCGACTGGATGAGGCCGACTGCGTCGTCGCTGACCAAGACCTCGCGGACGGAACCGGTCTCGAACTACTCAGACTCGTTCGCGAGCAGTCCGCGGACTGCCCGTTCGTGCTCTTCACCGGGTCGGGCAGCGAGGCCGTCGCGAGCGACGCCGTCTCTGCGGGCGTCACGGCGTACGTTCGACGGATACCCGACCGCGACGACCGCGCCGTGCTGTCGAACCGGATTCGGGCGTCGGTGAGTCAGCGTCGAGCGGAGGGCGAGAGCGCGACCCGGCAGGCCGACCTGCGGCGGAGCGAGCGCCAGTTCGAGGCTGTCTTCGAGGACCCCAAGATGCTGGTCGGCCTCCTCTCTCCCGACGGCCGGTTGCGAAAGGCGAACCGGACGGCGATGCTGTTCGTTGACGCGGCCCACGAGGACCTCGTCGGCCGGCCGTTCCACGAGACGCCATGGTGGACCGACGACATCCGCGACGACGTCAGTCGATGGGTGGACCGGGCCGCAGACGGCGAATACGTGGTGTACGAGGCCGACCACAGCCACACCGCTGGCAACTATCGGAGCGTGAGCGGCACCATCCGCCCCGTGACCGACCAGACGGGGACGGTCGTCTCGCTCATCGCCTCGGCCCGCGACATCACGGAGCGGCGCACGCACGAACACGAGTTACAGCGCCGCAACAAGCGCCTCAACGAGGTGGCGAGCCTCGTGTCCCACGACCTCCGAAGCCCGCTGAACGTCGCTCGCGGGCACCTGTCGGTGGCTCGCGACGGCCGTGACGACGACCACCTCGACGAGGTGGCCCACGCGCTGGACCGCATCGACGACTTGGTCGGCGACCTGTTGACGCTCGCTCACGACGGCGAGCGGATGAGCGAAATCGAAGCCGTCGACCTCGAATCGACCGTCGAGGAGTGCTGGCGGAACGTCGCGACCACGGAGGGGCGACTCGATGTCGAGACGAATCTCGTGGTTCGGGCGGACGCGGGCCAACTCGGACACCTGCTGGAGAACCTGCTCGGGAACGCCCTCGACCACGGGGGCGACGACGTGACCGTCACGGTCGGCGACACCGACGAGGGCTTCTACGTCGCCGATGACGGCGTCGGCATCCCCGAAGAGGAGCGCGAGATGGTCTTCGAGGACGGCTACACGACCGCATCGGCGGGGACGGGCGTCGGGCTCTCTATCGTCCAGCGCGTCGCCGACGCCCACGGCTGGTCGGTCGCGGTCGTTGAGAGCGAGTCGAGCGGGACCAGATTCGAGATAACGGGCGTCGAACGCGCGTCACGGTCGCAGACGCTGAACTAG
- a CDS encoding DsbA family protein, translating into MDDTAGATHVTRRGLLAGGVGVVGAGCVGGRGSDGGSDGTGDDPSTLDTHPVGEALAAQPRLGPDPATATATIVAFEDPSCPRCAAFEETTVPKIRRELVDPGEAAFVVRTAPLVYPWGEPAIHALEATYARDADAFWSLLGHYFERQDAFDTENVLDRTETFLDEQTGVDAAAVVADAESGAMDEAVQTDVSAAEAADVSGTPTVFLFRDGEYRTRATGSVSFDFVTQALEL; encoded by the coding sequence ATGGACGACACAGCCGGCGCCACGCACGTGACACGACGCGGACTCCTTGCTGGCGGCGTCGGCGTCGTCGGCGCCGGGTGTGTCGGGGGGCGCGGGAGTGATGGTGGGAGCGACGGAACCGGGGACGACCCGTCGACTCTCGATACCCACCCCGTTGGCGAGGCGCTCGCGGCCCAGCCACGACTCGGCCCCGACCCAGCCACCGCGACGGCGACAATCGTCGCCTTCGAGGACCCCTCGTGTCCCCGGTGTGCGGCGTTCGAGGAAACGACCGTTCCGAAGATTCGACGCGAGCTCGTCGACCCCGGCGAGGCGGCGTTCGTCGTGCGGACGGCGCCGCTGGTCTACCCGTGGGGCGAGCCGGCGATTCACGCCCTCGAAGCCACCTACGCCCGCGACGCCGACGCCTTCTGGTCGCTCCTCGGCCACTACTTCGAGCGACAGGACGCCTTCGACACCGAGAACGTACTGGACCGGACCGAGACGTTCCTCGACGAACAGACCGGCGTCGACGCCGCCGCCGTCGTCGCAGATGCAGAGTCCGGAGCGATGGATGAGGCGGTCCAGACGGACGTGTCGGCGGCAGAGGCGGCCGACGTGAGCGGCACGCCGACCGTCTTCCTCTTCCGGGACGGCGAGTATCGGACGCGAGCAACGGGGTCGGTGAGCTTCGACTTCGTGACGCAGGCATTGGAGCTGTGA
- the gatE gene encoding Glu-tRNA(Gln) amidotransferase subunit GatE, protein MSEYDYEALGLVAGLEIHQQLDTATKLFCACPTERREPEASTRRFSRYLHPTKSELGELDEAAVEESRVDREFEYLAFDTTCLVEEDDEPPHRIDDEALDVAMQIATLLDTTPVDQAHVMRKIVVDGSNTSGFQRTTLVGQDGEIETSEGPVGIEDLLLEEESAGRVEETDGGVRFSLDRLGIPLVEIGTKPDISSPEQAREAAERIGMLLRSTGSVKRGLGTIRQDVNVSIAEGARVEIKGVQALDQIDEIVRYEVGRQVELLDIAEELAARDASVGDPQDVTDTFADTDSGVIRGALDSGGSVTAVPLYGFDGLVGREIQPDRRLGTEFSDHAKRHGAGGIFHTDELPAYGVTEAEVDALRDAVGAGPEDAVAIVADDTETAELAIDAVAERAETAIEGVPEETRDATQEGTTRYLRPLPGAARMYPETDVPPVELDPSDVEEPELLTEKVERYQSEYDLDAGLAEQVAYGRRMPLFEDVVAAGVDATFAAGVLEGTLTELRRDDVPVERLTDDHLRAVLLLVEDGDLAKEGVDQVLETLAADPDLTAEEAVEEAGLSGVDESEVREAVAEVVERNADQVEEEGMGAFSALMGECMGALRGKADGEVVSDALREEIGKRT, encoded by the coding sequence ATGAGCGAGTACGACTACGAGGCACTCGGTCTCGTCGCGGGGCTGGAGATTCACCAGCAACTCGACACCGCGACGAAACTGTTCTGTGCGTGCCCGACCGAGCGTCGGGAACCCGAGGCGTCGACGCGGCGGTTCTCGCGGTATCTCCACCCGACGAAGAGCGAACTCGGCGAACTCGACGAGGCGGCGGTCGAGGAGAGTCGCGTCGACCGCGAGTTCGAGTATCTGGCCTTCGACACCACCTGTCTGGTCGAAGAGGACGACGAACCGCCCCACCGCATCGACGACGAAGCCCTCGACGTGGCCATGCAGATAGCCACCCTCCTCGACACGACGCCGGTCGACCAGGCCCACGTCATGCGGAAAATCGTCGTCGACGGCTCCAACACCTCCGGCTTCCAGCGCACCACCCTCGTCGGACAGGACGGCGAAATCGAGACGAGCGAGGGGCCGGTCGGCATCGAGGACCTCCTGTTGGAGGAAGAGAGCGCCGGCCGCGTCGAGGAGACGGACGGCGGCGTCCGCTTCAGCCTCGACCGACTCGGCATCCCGCTGGTCGAAATCGGGACCAAGCCCGACATCAGCAGTCCGGAACAGGCCCGCGAGGCCGCCGAGCGCATCGGCATGCTCCTGCGCTCGACGGGGTCGGTCAAGCGCGGCCTCGGCACCATCCGCCAGGACGTGAACGTCTCCATCGCCGAGGGTGCGCGCGTCGAAATCAAGGGCGTGCAGGCGCTCGACCAAATCGACGAAATCGTCCGCTACGAGGTGGGCCGACAGGTCGAACTCCTCGACATCGCCGAGGAACTCGCGGCGCGCGACGCCTCGGTCGGCGACCCGCAGGACGTGACCGACACCTTCGCCGACACCGACAGCGGCGTGATTCGCGGCGCACTCGATTCCGGCGGCTCCGTCACCGCCGTCCCGCTCTACGGCTTCGACGGCCTCGTCGGCCGCGAGATTCAGCCCGACCGCCGACTGGGGACGGAGTTCTCCGACCACGCCAAGCGCCACGGCGCGGGCGGCATCTTCCACACCGACGAGCTGCCAGCCTACGGCGTCACCGAAGCGGAAGTCGACGCGCTCCGCGATGCCGTGGGCGCCGGCCCCGAGGACGCCGTCGCCATCGTCGCCGACGACACCGAGACGGCGGAGCTGGCCATCGACGCCGTCGCGGAGCGAGCGGAGACGGCCATCGAGGGCGTCCCCGAGGAGACGCGCGACGCCACCCAGGAGGGGACGACCCGCTACCTGCGCCCCCTGCCCGGCGCGGCGCGGATGTACCCCGAGACGGACGTGCCGCCCGTCGAACTCGACCCGAGCGACGTAGAGGAGCCAGAACTCCTGACCGAGAAGGTGGAGCGCTACCAGTCCGAGTACGACCTTGACGCCGGCCTCGCCGAACAGGTCGCGTACGGGCGCCGGATGCCCCTCTTCGAGGACGTCGTCGCCGCGGGCGTCGACGCCACTTTCGCCGCGGGCGTGCTGGAGGGGACGCTGACCGAACTCCGGCGTGATGACGTGCCCGTCGAGCGACTCACCGACGACCACCTGCGCGCGGTCCTCTTGCTCGTCGAGGACGGCGACCTGGCGAAAGAGGGCGTCGACCAGGTGCTCGAAACGCTGGCCGCCGACCCCGACCTCACCGCCGAGGAGGCCGTCGAGGAGGCTGGCCTCTCCGGCGTCGACGAGAGCGAGGTGCGCGAGGCCGTCGCGGAAGTAGTCGAACGCAACGCCGACCAAGTCGAGGAGGAAGGCATGGGCGCGTTCTCCGCGCTCATGGGCGAATGTATGGGCGCGCTCCGCGGGAAGGCGGACGGCGAAGTCGTCAGCGACGCTCTCCGCGAGGAAATCGGCAAGCGGACGTAG
- a CDS encoding RNA methyltransferase: protein MSRDPPVVVVVDAKTPGNIGTIARAMKNFGMTDLKLVNPPELDPDGEAHGFAGHAREDVLPNADEVTFEEVVANYHTVGCTAITGEDSRRHVRFPFKTPRELADSLRTVDAPTALVFGREGRGLDNEELAQLDEVCSIPASDDYPVLNLGQAATILLYELRDLTVEETQLPDVERERAEEADIERFHDYVGDFLDASGYKPVKRDKTRRLVRRLVGRAHPTDREIHTLLGVLRRATAQLDHRSELLDEYDEPDRWDK from the coding sequence ATGAGCCGGGACCCGCCGGTCGTCGTCGTGGTCGACGCCAAGACGCCGGGCAACATCGGCACCATCGCCCGCGCGATGAAGAACTTCGGGATGACGGACCTGAAGCTCGTGAACCCGCCGGAGCTCGACCCCGACGGCGAGGCGCACGGCTTCGCCGGCCACGCCCGCGAGGACGTCCTCCCGAACGCCGACGAAGTGACCTTCGAGGAGGTAGTCGCAAACTACCACACCGTGGGCTGTACGGCTATCACGGGCGAGGACAGCCGTCGCCACGTCCGCTTCCCGTTCAAGACGCCGCGGGAACTCGCCGACAGCCTACGGACCGTCGACGCGCCGACGGCGCTCGTCTTCGGGCGCGAGGGCCGCGGCCTCGACAACGAGGAACTCGCCCAGCTGGACGAGGTGTGTTCCATCCCCGCCAGCGACGACTACCCCGTCCTGAATCTGGGGCAGGCAGCGACCATCCTGCTCTACGAACTCCGGGACCTGACCGTCGAGGAGACACAGCTCCCGGACGTGGAACGGGAGCGAGCCGAGGAAGCCGACATCGAACGCTTCCACGACTACGTCGGCGACTTCTTGGACGCCAGCGGCTACAAACCAGTCAAGCGAGACAAGACGCGGCGACTCGTCCGCCGCCTCGTGGGGCGCGCCCACCCGACCGACCGCGAGATTCACACGCTGCTGGGCGTCCTCCGGCGCGCGACGGCCCAACTCGACCACCGGTCGGAACTCCTCGACGAGTACGACGAACCCGACCGCTGGGACAAGTAA
- a CDS encoding MaoC/PaaZ C-terminal domain-containing protein, producing MTVFFEDVDRWDGESHGTYEVTEGEIVEFAERYDPQWFHTDPERAAESPYGDLIASGWHTAAMSMRLFVEGFLDETATMGAKGLDRLRWPAPVHPGDELTIHSTIRGVDEESGTEDYGVVRWGVETTAGEKTVLALEALVLVARA from the coding sequence ATGACCGTCTTCTTCGAGGACGTCGACCGCTGGGACGGCGAATCGCACGGCACCTACGAGGTGACTGAAGGGGAAATCGTCGAATTCGCCGAGCGCTACGACCCGCAGTGGTTCCACACCGACCCCGAGCGAGCGGCCGAGTCCCCGTACGGCGACCTGATAGCGAGCGGGTGGCATACGGCCGCGATGTCGATGCGCCTGTTCGTCGAGGGCTTCCTCGACGAGACGGCAACGATGGGCGCGAAGGGCCTCGACCGCCTGCGCTGGCCGGCACCGGTCCACCCCGGCGACGAACTCACGATTCATTCGACGATTCGCGGCGTCGACGAGGAGAGCGGGACCGAGGACTACGGCGTCGTGCGCTGGGGCGTCGAGACGACAGCGGGCGAGAAGACGGTGCTCGCGCTCGAAGCGCTGGTGCTCGTCGCGCGGGCGTGA
- a CDS encoding VOC family protein, producing MNLIHVCLNVADADESIEFYEQFGFEESWSFETPDGETENRYVADPDGVELQLSETEGETEFEQGTAWDHLAIGVDDVDAVFEDVDHYGVVEEPGDQPAAGARTAFIEDPDGHVVELVEPLE from the coding sequence ATGAACCTGATTCACGTCTGCCTGAACGTTGCCGACGCGGACGAGTCCATCGAGTTCTACGAGCAGTTCGGCTTCGAGGAATCGTGGTCGTTCGAGACGCCGGACGGCGAGACGGAGAACCGCTACGTTGCCGACCCCGACGGGGTCGAACTCCAGCTCTCGGAGACCGAGGGCGAAACCGAGTTCGAGCAGGGAACGGCGTGGGACCACCTCGCCATCGGCGTCGACGACGTGGACGCCGTCTTCGAGGACGTCGACCACTACGGCGTCGTCGAAGAGCCGGGCGACCAGCCCGCCGCCGGCGCGCGCACTGCGTTCATCGAGGACCCCGACGGCCACGTCGTGGAACTCGTCGAACCGCTCGAATAG
- a CDS encoding HpcH/HpaI aldolase/citrate lyase family protein has product MSEDVELRRTQLATPASDPDFMESASRSDADEVFLDLEDSVAPNAKVEAREPLIEAVEEHDWSDKILSFRMNGIDTKWWYDDIIEVVGTVGEQIDDIIVPKVAGPSDIHTVENLLEQVEENNGLEVGAIGLEPQIEDGDGIHNVYEIAHASDRLSSIIFGPGDYSAAMGTPGLDIGQFPDYPGHYWHHALSECNSAAKSAGLPCLDGPYADIDDPEGFRTSAERANMIGCDGKWAIHPSQIELGNEVFAPDPDVAERAERIVDAYAEAMEEGKGAVSVDGQMVDEATNKMAQEIVAKARAAGILD; this is encoded by the coding sequence ATGTCTGAAGACGTCGAACTCCGGCGAACCCAGCTTGCGACCCCGGCTAGCGACCCCGACTTTATGGAGAGCGCGTCTCGGAGCGACGCGGACGAGGTCTTCCTCGACCTCGAAGACTCCGTCGCCCCGAACGCGAAAGTCGAAGCCCGTGAACCCCTCATCGAAGCCGTTGAGGAACACGACTGGTCCGACAAGATTCTGTCGTTCCGGATGAACGGCATCGACACGAAGTGGTGGTACGACGACATCATCGAGGTCGTCGGCACCGTCGGTGAGCAGATTGACGACATCATCGTGCCGAAGGTCGCCGGTCCGAGCGACATTCACACGGTCGAGAACCTCCTCGAACAGGTCGAGGAGAACAACGGTCTCGAAGTCGGCGCCATCGGTCTCGAACCCCAGATCGAGGACGGCGATGGCATCCACAACGTCTACGAAATCGCGCACGCTTCCGACCGTCTCTCTTCGATCATCTTCGGCCCCGGCGACTACTCTGCCGCGATGGGGACGCCCGGCCTCGACATCGGGCAGTTCCCCGACTACCCCGGTCACTACTGGCATCACGCGCTCTCGGAGTGTAACTCCGCCGCGAAGAGTGCCGGTCTGCCGTGTCTGGACGGTCCGTACGCCGACATCGACGACCCCGAAGGCTTCCGCACGTCCGCGGAGCGCGCCAACATGATTGGCTGCGACGGCAAGTGGGCCATCCACCCGAGCCAGATCGAACTCGGCAACGAAGTCTTCGCCCCCGACCCGGACGTCGCCGAGCGCGCCGAGCGCATCGTCGACGCCTACGCGGAAGCGATGGAAGAGGGCAAGGGCGCCGTCTCCGTCGACGGCCAGATGGTCGACGAAGCCACCAACAAGATGGCTCAGGAAATCGTCGCCAAGGCCCGCGCCGCCGGCATCCTCGACTAA
- a CDS encoding acetamidase/formamidase family protein, with translation MTKHQLTEDVQGEYHYTVGPYAEPVLEIEPGDTVEVETHDAFGGAIETEDDLPSEVLGDYLNPQNGPIYVEGAEPGDALAITIESIEPRGPQPRGTTCTVPNFGGLSATDRTAMLHDPLPEIVKKLDVTTEGTVWNDDITIPYEPFIGTISTSPEINSVDALTPFKHGGNMDLPDVRPGNTVYLPVEVEGGYVYLGDCHAAQGDGELCGVAIEHPTNTTITVDVVEDWELTWPRLESDEFIMSIGSVRPMEDAARAAYADLIAWLADDYGFDEMEAYMLLTQVGHVRLGNMVDPNYTIGAGISKEYL, from the coding sequence GTGACGAAACACCAACTCACCGAAGACGTTCAAGGCGAGTACCACTACACGGTCGGTCCGTACGCCGAGCCAGTGCTCGAAATCGAACCGGGCGACACCGTCGAGGTGGAGACCCACGACGCGTTCGGAGGGGCCATCGAGACGGAGGACGACCTGCCGAGCGAGGTGCTCGGTGATTACCTGAATCCGCAGAACGGCCCCATCTACGTCGAGGGTGCGGAGCCGGGTGACGCTCTCGCAATCACCATCGAGAGCATCGAGCCGCGCGGCCCGCAGCCCCGAGGGACGACGTGTACGGTCCCGAACTTCGGGGGTCTTTCGGCGACGGATCGAACGGCGATGCTCCACGACCCGCTCCCGGAAATCGTCAAGAAACTCGACGTGACGACCGAGGGGACGGTCTGGAACGACGACATCACCATCCCCTACGAGCCGTTCATCGGAACGATCAGCACGTCACCGGAGATAAACTCCGTCGACGCCCTCACACCGTTCAAACACGGCGGCAACATGGACCTCCCGGACGTCCGCCCCGGCAACACCGTCTATCTGCCCGTCGAAGTCGAGGGTGGGTACGTCTATCTCGGCGACTGCCACGCTGCGCAGGGTGACGGCGAACTCTGCGGGGTCGCCATCGAGCACCCGACGAACACGACCATCACGGTCGACGTGGTCGAGGACTGGGAGCTCACGTGGCCGCGGCTCGAATCCGACGAGTTCATCATGAGCATCGGGAGCGTCCGACCGATGGAGGACGCCGCCCGCGCCGCGTACGCGGACCTCATCGCGTGGCTCGCCGACGACTACGGCTTCGACGAGATGGAGGCGTACATGCTCCTGACACAGGTCGGCCACGTTCGCCTCGGTAACATGGTCGACCCGAACTACACTATCGGCGCGGGCATCAGCAAGGAGTATCTGTAA
- a CDS encoding FAD-binding and (Fe-S)-binding domain-containing protein, which produces MAIDEHSSGLDTSADSLGHDHPDADEYQALAEDLRAGVQGDVSFDEYAQVLYATDGSIYQAKPAGVVLPQSVSDVQHTVEVAAEHGVPILPRGTGSSLGGQTVGPGCVVIDFTRYMDDIVDVDPDDQRAVVQPGVVQDHLDNRLANHGLKFAPDPASSNRATVVGGIGNNSTGAHSVRYGITDAYTEELDVVLSDGSLIHTKEIVLDSSEWEEKVEGDGLEAQIYETTRRLVEENEEEIDDKYPDLKRSVSGYNLQKVIYENDAGEEVINLSKLFVGAEGTLGVIVKAEVSLVTLPEETALVLYCFDDLVETMQAVPEALQFDVGAVELMDDEVFQLAADSTEYAQYVEMIPEGTKAALMLEFDSELVDDFEDAIAETNDYFVENGDAFHAIEAYTEEDQADIWKLRKAAIPLLMGMKGDPKPYPFIEDATVPPEELAEYVFEFEEVLEDHGTSAAYFAHAGSGTLHIRPILNLKEDEGIEKMHSITEDVTDLVLEHFGSFSGEHGDGMARTEFNPKMYGEEIWTAFKELKTAFDPDWHLHPGNVVYRESADDIGPDSERGVGADMRENLRYGSDYQSVEPQTALDFEDEGGFSDLVELCNGCGTCRQTDSEVMCPTYRASEEEIQTTRGRANMLRAAISGELDEDEIYSDRFQEEVMDLCVGCKGCKSDCPTGVDMAKLKTEVKHQYHQEEGVSLRERVFANIDTLSKVGSMFAPVSNIAPKIPGARAVMEEALGISRERELPTFSSESLESWFESRGRCQVAPSEANDQVLLFPDTYTNYIYPEAGKAAIRVLEAADIFVRIPDDVAPSGRAAFSSGMLDLSRERAEHNVSALRDAVDDGWSVLFIEPSDAVMFQDEYRDLLSGPAVEAVSDAAYGIMEYADVTGMTDVVDFGTPRQSLSYHGHCNQKATNKDHHAVGALQGAGYEVDSLNTTCCGMAGSFGYHEEHYDISQAIGSLLFEEVEESSGDVVTAPGASCRSQLGDEYDDNPPHPVEKLADALD; this is translated from the coding sequence ATGGCCATTGATGAACATTCATCGGGTTTAGACACCTCAGCCGATTCGCTGGGGCACGACCATCCCGACGCTGACGAGTACCAAGCACTCGCCGAGGACCTTCGGGCCGGGGTTCAGGGGGACGTCTCCTTCGACGAGTACGCGCAGGTGCTGTACGCGACTGATGGGAGCATCTATCAGGCAAAGCCGGCAGGCGTCGTGCTGCCGCAGAGCGTGAGCGACGTGCAACACACGGTCGAAGTCGCCGCCGAACACGGCGTCCCGATTCTGCCGCGCGGAACGGGGTCGTCACTCGGTGGGCAGACGGTCGGACCGGGCTGTGTTGTCATCGACTTCACGCGCTATATGGACGACATCGTCGACGTGGATCCCGACGACCAGCGGGCAGTCGTGCAGCCCGGCGTGGTTCAGGACCATCTCGACAATCGCCTCGCGAACCACGGGCTGAAGTTCGCCCCCGACCCCGCGTCCTCCAACCGGGCGACAGTCGTGGGCGGCATCGGCAACAACTCGACGGGTGCACACTCCGTCCGCTACGGCATCACTGACGCCTACACCGAGGAACTCGACGTGGTGCTGTCTGACGGGTCGCTGATTCACACGAAAGAAATCGTGCTCGACAGCAGCGAGTGGGAGGAGAAAGTCGAGGGCGACGGCCTCGAGGCCCAGATTTACGAGACGACGCGCCGCCTCGTTGAGGAAAACGAGGAGGAAATCGACGACAAGTACCCCGACCTCAAGCGGTCGGTGTCTGGCTACAACCTCCAGAAGGTCATCTACGAGAACGACGCTGGCGAGGAGGTCATCAACCTCTCGAAGCTCTTCGTCGGCGCCGAGGGGACGCTCGGCGTCATCGTCAAGGCCGAGGTGTCGCTCGTCACTCTCCCCGAGGAGACGGCGCTGGTGCTGTACTGCTTCGACGACCTCGTCGAGACGATGCAGGCCGTCCCGGAGGCACTGCAGTTCGACGTGGGCGCCGTCGAGTTGATGGACGACGAGGTGTTCCAACTCGCCGCCGACTCGACCGAGTACGCCCAGTACGTCGAGATGATTCCGGAGGGAACGAAGGCGGCGCTCATGCTGGAGTTCGACTCCGAACTCGTCGACGACTTCGAAGACGCCATCGCGGAGACCAACGACTACTTCGTCGAGAACGGTGACGCCTTCCACGCTATCGAGGCCTACACCGAGGAAGACCAAGCCGACATCTGGAAGCTCCGCAAGGCCGCGATTCCCCTGCTCATGGGGATGAAAGGCGACCCCAAGCCGTACCCGTTCATCGAGGACGCGACGGTGCCGCCGGAGGAACTGGCCGAATACGTCTTCGAGTTCGAGGAAGTGCTCGAGGACCACGGCACCTCCGCCGCCTACTTCGCCCACGCCGGGAGCGGAACGCTCCACATTCGACCCATCCTCAACCTCAAAGAGGACGAGGGCATCGAGAAGATGCACTCGATTACGGAGGACGTGACCGACCTCGTCCTCGAACACTTCGGGTCGTTCTCGGGCGAGCACGGCGACGGGATGGCCCGGACGGAGTTCAACCCCAAGATGTACGGGGAGGAAATCTGGACGGCGTTTAAGGAACTGAAGACGGCGTTCGACCCCGACTGGCATCTGCATCCGGGTAACGTCGTCTACCGCGAGAGCGCCGACGACATCGGCCCCGACTCCGAGCGCGGCGTCGGCGCCGACATGCGGGAGAACCTCCGCTACGGGTCCGACTATCAGTCCGTCGAGCCCCAGACGGCGCTCGATTTCGAGGACGAAGGCGGCTTCTCCGACCTCGTCGAACTGTGTAACGGCTGTGGGACCTGCCGACAGACCGACTCGGAGGTCATGTGTCCGACCTACCGCGCCAGCGAAGAGGAGATTCAGACGACGCGTGGTCGCGCGAACATGCTCCGCGCCGCCATCAGCGGCGAACTCGACGAAGACGAAATCTACTCCGACCGATTCCAGGAAGAGGTCATGGACCTCTGTGTCGGCTGTAAAGGCTGTAAGAGCGACTGCCCGACCGGCGTCGACATGGCGAAACTGAAGACGGAGGTTAAACACCAGTACCACCAAGAAGAGGGTGTCAGCCTCCGCGAACGCGTCTTCGCCAATATCGACACGCTGTCGAAAGTCGGCTCGATGTTCGCCCCCGTTTCGAACATCGCGCCCAAGATTCCGGGCGCCCGCGCCGTCATGGAGGAGGCACTCGGCATCTCGCGCGAGCGAGAGCTTCCCACCTTCTCGAGCGAGAGTCTCGAATCGTGGTTCGAGAGCCGCGGTCGGTGTCAGGTCGCGCCGAGCGAGGCCAACGACCAAGTCCTGCTGTTCCCGGACACCTACACGAACTACATCTACCCCGAAGCGGGGAAGGCAGCGATTCGCGTCCTCGAGGCGGCGGACATCTTCGTCCGCATCCCCGACGACGTGGCGCCGTCCGGTCGCGCCGCCTTCTCGTCGGGGATGCTCGACTTGAGCCGCGAGCGCGCCGAACACAACGTCTCGGCGCTCCGCGACGCCGTCGACGACGGTTGGTCGGTGCTGTTCATCGAACCGTCCGACGCCGTCATGTTCCAGGACGAGTACCGTGACCTGCTCTCTGGCCCCGCCGTGGAGGCCGTCTCCGACGCCGCCTACGGCATCATGGAGTACGCCGACGTGACTGGGATGACCGACGTCGTCGACTTCGGCACGCCCCGACAGTCGCTGTCGTACCACGGTCACTGCAACCAGAAGGCGACCAACAAGGACCACCACGCCGTCGGTGCCCTGCAGGGCGCGGGCTACGAGGTGGATTCGCTTAACACCACCTGCTGTGGGATGGCTGGTTCCTTCGGCTACCACGAGGAACACTACGACATCTCGCAGGCCATCGGCAGCCTCCTCTTCGAGGAAGTCGAGGAGAGCTCCGGTGACGTGGTGACGGCGCCCGGCGCTTCCTGTCGTTCGCAGCTCGGCGACGAGTACGACGACAACCCGCCGCACCCGGTCGAGAAGCTCGCGGACGCGCTGGACTAA